From the Mangifera indica cultivar Alphonso chromosome 10, CATAS_Mindica_2.1, whole genome shotgun sequence genome, one window contains:
- the LOC123228449 gene encoding probable serine/threonine-protein kinase dyrk1 isoform X2, translating to MAAACSSSDVEAVMEFLRKNGFKEVESALKEDMMEKCDFGSFDYEKFLFPVLPPVRIPTTLRRLEVEENIGGDERSSRSSFVSSDDDDEFVSVGSSTTGACSSDFTNPYGRHSASQGNSDASSDSLSQFDTARDYPDYDMQSDIYWRDVKDEGCFLTPCFGGPDFFGCTSEDKFITTSDTEKPFENSLAVYDQSEGLQSETSIDYLDKPCLLSIPRLNDKNEFQVTDYSDSDKKNQHEEIMEDMLKNCATYGCSETLVYGENLEDYGFLISKETDLYDLQMKVVGDSSTDCDLSFHHGNKKTSGYSINRHSSNEWIEGFKDASNFHVKDIKKDFMSNGIDGYDIGDFKFNGLNESKADEDGEDVNANDLLMCDNHEEEYEIFNLRIIHRKNRTGFEENKDLHIVLNTVIAGRYYVTEYLGSAAFSKVFQAHDLHTGLDVCLKIIKNDKDFFDQSLDEIKLLKLVNQHDPGDEHHILRLFDYFYHQEHLFIVCELLRANLYEFQKFNQESGGEAYFSLSRLQLITRQCLEALEYLHNLGILHCDLKPENILLKSYKRCEIKIIDLGSSCFVTDNLCLYVQSRSYRAPEVILGLPYDQKIDLWSLGCILAELCSGEVLFPNDAVAMILARMIGMLGPIDLDMLVNGQETYKYFTKEYDLFFETDQLEYIIPEEYSLEHQLQVSDAKFIDFIRNLLEINPLRRPTAREALEHPWLSHSY from the exons ATGGCAGCTGCTTGTTCAAGCTCTGACGTGGAAGCTGTGATGGAATTCTTGAGAAAGAATGGATTCAAGGAGGTTGAGTCAGCTCTGAAAGAAGATATGATGGAAAAATGTGACTTCGGTTCGTTTGATTATGAGAAGTTTTTGTTCCCGGTGTTGCCTCCTGTGAGGATTCCGACCACTCTCAGGCGACTAGAGGTTGAAGAAAATATCGGTGGTGATGAAAGATCATCAAGATCAAGTTTTGTTTCttctgatgatgatgatgagtttgTAAGCGTGGGTTCTTCTACCACCGGAGCTTGTTCTTCCG ATTTCACAAACCCATATGGACGGCATTCTGCATCTCAGGGTAATTCTGATGCATCATCTGATAGCTTATCTCAGTTTGATACAGCACGTGATTACCCTGATTATGATATGCAAAGTGATATCTATTGGCGTGATGTGAAAGACGAAGGCTGCTTCTTGACTCCCTGCTTTGGAGGGCCCGACTTCTTTGGCTGTACAAGTGAGGATAAGTTCATCACAACTTCAGATACTGAGAAGCCATTTGAAAATTCGTTAGCAGTATATGATCAGTCAGAAGGATTGCAATCAGAGACAAGCATTGATTACTTGGATAAGCCGTGCCTACTTAGCATCCCCCGGTTGAATGACAAAAATGAGTTTCAAGTGACAGATTATTCTGATTCTGATAAGAAAAACCAGCATGAAGAAATCATGGAAGATATGCTCAAGAATTGTGCTACTTATGGCTGTTCAGAGACGTTAGTGTATGGTGAGAATCTGGAAGACTATGGTTTCCTAATCTCTAAAGAGACTGATTTATATGATCTTCAAATGAAAGTTGTTGGGGATTCTTCAACTGATTGTGATTTATCTTTTCATCATGGAAATAAAAAGACCTCTGGCTACTCCATTAATAGGCATTCAAGCAATGAGTGGATTGAAGGGTTTAAAGATGCATCAAATTTTCATGTTAAGGATATCAAGAAAGATTTTATGTCAAATGGAATTGATGGCTATGACATaggagattttaaatttaatggactCAATGAATCTAAGGCAGATGAAGATGGAGAAGATGTTAATGCTAATGACCTTCTTATGTGTGATAATCATGAGGAAGAATATGAAATATTCAATCTGCGGATCATACACAGGAAAAACAG GACTGGATTTGAAGAAAACAAGGATCTGCATATTGTGCTAAATACTGTCATTGCAGGCAGATATTACGTGACAGAATACTTAGGCTCAGCAGCTTTCAGTAAGGTTTTTCAGGCACATGATCTTCACACAGGACTGGATGTTTGCCTGAAGATCATAAAGaatgataaagatttttttgaTCAGAGTTTAGATGAAATTAAACTTCTCAAGCTTGTGAACCAGCACGATCCTGGTGATGAACACCACATTTTGCGTCTGTTTGACTACTTTTATCATCAG GAGCATCTGTTCATTGTTTGCGAGCTCCTTCGAGCAAATCTCTATGAATTTCAGAAATTTAATCAAGAATCTGGTGGAGAAGCATATTTTTCTCTAAGCAGGTTGCAG TTGATAACTCGTCAATGTTTAGAGGCATTGGAGTACTTGCATAACTTGGGAATTCTTCATTGTGATCTAAAGCCTGAAAATATTCTTCTCAAAAGTTACAAAAGGTGTGAGATAAAGATCATTGATCTGGGAAGCAGCTGCTTTGTAACTGACAACTTGTGCCTGTATGTACAATCGCGATCCTATAGAGCGCCTGAAGTTATCTTGGGCCTTCCGTATGACCAAAAGATTGATTTGTGGTCTCTTGGCTGTATTCTGGCCGAGCTATGCTCTGGCGAA GTTCTCTTTCCAAATGATGCCGTTGCAATGATCCTTGCACGTATGATTGGGATGCTGGGTCCTATTGATCTGGACATGCTGGTGAATGGGCAGGAGACATACAAGTACTTCACAAAAGAATACGATCTTTTCTTT GAGACAGATCAACTAGAATACATAATTCCTGAGGAGTACTCACTGGAGCATCAACTGCAAGTCTCTGATGCTAAGTTTATTGACTTCATAAGAAATTTGCTCGAGATCAATCCCCTCAGGCGCCCAACTGCAAGGGAGGCATTGGAGCACCCATGGCTTTCACATTCATACTAG
- the LOC123228449 gene encoding probable serine/threonine-protein kinase dyrk1 isoform X1 has product MAAACSSSDVEAVMEFLRKNGFKEVESALKEDMMEKCDFGSFDYEKFLFPVLPPVRIPTTLRRLEVEENIGGDERSSRSSFVSSDDDDEFVSVGSSTTGACSSDFTNPYGRHSASQGNSDASSDSLSQFDTARDYPDYDMQSDIYWRDVKDEGCFLTPCFGGPDFFGCTSEDKFITTSDTEKPFENSLAVYDQSEGLQSETSIDYLDKPCLLSIPRLNDKNEFQVTDYSDSDKKNQHEEIMEDMLKNCATYGCSETLVYGENLEDYGFLISKETDLYDLQMKVVGDSSTDCDLSFHHGNKKTSGYSINRHSSNEWIEGFKDASNFHVKDIKKDFMSNGIDGYDIGDFKFNGLNESKADEDGEDVNANDLLMCDNHEEEYEIFNLRIIHRKNRTGFEENKDLHIVLNTVIAGRYYVTEYLGSAAFSKVFQAHDLHTGLDVCLKIIKNDKDFFDQSLDEIKLLKLVNQHDPGDEHHILRLFDYFYHQEHLFIVCELLRANLYEFQKFNQESGGEAYFSLSRLQLITRQCLEALEYLHNLGILHCDLKPENILLKSYKRCEIKIIDLGSSCFVTDNLCLYVQSRSYRAPEVILGLPYDQKIDLWSLGCILAELCSGEVLFPNDAVAMILARMIGMLGPIDLDMLVNGQETYKYFTKEYDLFFVNEETDQLEYIIPEEYSLEHQLQVSDAKFIDFIRNLLEINPLRRPTAREALEHPWLSHSY; this is encoded by the exons ATGGCAGCTGCTTGTTCAAGCTCTGACGTGGAAGCTGTGATGGAATTCTTGAGAAAGAATGGATTCAAGGAGGTTGAGTCAGCTCTGAAAGAAGATATGATGGAAAAATGTGACTTCGGTTCGTTTGATTATGAGAAGTTTTTGTTCCCGGTGTTGCCTCCTGTGAGGATTCCGACCACTCTCAGGCGACTAGAGGTTGAAGAAAATATCGGTGGTGATGAAAGATCATCAAGATCAAGTTTTGTTTCttctgatgatgatgatgagtttgTAAGCGTGGGTTCTTCTACCACCGGAGCTTGTTCTTCCG ATTTCACAAACCCATATGGACGGCATTCTGCATCTCAGGGTAATTCTGATGCATCATCTGATAGCTTATCTCAGTTTGATACAGCACGTGATTACCCTGATTATGATATGCAAAGTGATATCTATTGGCGTGATGTGAAAGACGAAGGCTGCTTCTTGACTCCCTGCTTTGGAGGGCCCGACTTCTTTGGCTGTACAAGTGAGGATAAGTTCATCACAACTTCAGATACTGAGAAGCCATTTGAAAATTCGTTAGCAGTATATGATCAGTCAGAAGGATTGCAATCAGAGACAAGCATTGATTACTTGGATAAGCCGTGCCTACTTAGCATCCCCCGGTTGAATGACAAAAATGAGTTTCAAGTGACAGATTATTCTGATTCTGATAAGAAAAACCAGCATGAAGAAATCATGGAAGATATGCTCAAGAATTGTGCTACTTATGGCTGTTCAGAGACGTTAGTGTATGGTGAGAATCTGGAAGACTATGGTTTCCTAATCTCTAAAGAGACTGATTTATATGATCTTCAAATGAAAGTTGTTGGGGATTCTTCAACTGATTGTGATTTATCTTTTCATCATGGAAATAAAAAGACCTCTGGCTACTCCATTAATAGGCATTCAAGCAATGAGTGGATTGAAGGGTTTAAAGATGCATCAAATTTTCATGTTAAGGATATCAAGAAAGATTTTATGTCAAATGGAATTGATGGCTATGACATaggagattttaaatttaatggactCAATGAATCTAAGGCAGATGAAGATGGAGAAGATGTTAATGCTAATGACCTTCTTATGTGTGATAATCATGAGGAAGAATATGAAATATTCAATCTGCGGATCATACACAGGAAAAACAG GACTGGATTTGAAGAAAACAAGGATCTGCATATTGTGCTAAATACTGTCATTGCAGGCAGATATTACGTGACAGAATACTTAGGCTCAGCAGCTTTCAGTAAGGTTTTTCAGGCACATGATCTTCACACAGGACTGGATGTTTGCCTGAAGATCATAAAGaatgataaagatttttttgaTCAGAGTTTAGATGAAATTAAACTTCTCAAGCTTGTGAACCAGCACGATCCTGGTGATGAACACCACATTTTGCGTCTGTTTGACTACTTTTATCATCAG GAGCATCTGTTCATTGTTTGCGAGCTCCTTCGAGCAAATCTCTATGAATTTCAGAAATTTAATCAAGAATCTGGTGGAGAAGCATATTTTTCTCTAAGCAGGTTGCAG TTGATAACTCGTCAATGTTTAGAGGCATTGGAGTACTTGCATAACTTGGGAATTCTTCATTGTGATCTAAAGCCTGAAAATATTCTTCTCAAAAGTTACAAAAGGTGTGAGATAAAGATCATTGATCTGGGAAGCAGCTGCTTTGTAACTGACAACTTGTGCCTGTATGTACAATCGCGATCCTATAGAGCGCCTGAAGTTATCTTGGGCCTTCCGTATGACCAAAAGATTGATTTGTGGTCTCTTGGCTGTATTCTGGCCGAGCTATGCTCTGGCGAA GTTCTCTTTCCAAATGATGCCGTTGCAATGATCCTTGCACGTATGATTGGGATGCTGGGTCCTATTGATCTGGACATGCTGGTGAATGGGCAGGAGACATACAAGTACTTCACAAAAGAATACGATCTTTTCTTTGTAAATGAG GAGACAGATCAACTAGAATACATAATTCCTGAGGAGTACTCACTGGAGCATCAACTGCAAGTCTCTGATGCTAAGTTTATTGACTTCATAAGAAATTTGCTCGAGATCAATCCCCTCAGGCGCCCAACTGCAAGGGAGGCATTGGAGCACCCATGGCTTTCACATTCATACTAG
- the LOC123228449 gene encoding probable serine/threonine-protein kinase dyrk1 isoform X3: protein MAAACSSSDVEAVMEFLRKNGFKEVESALKEDMMEKCDFGSFDYEKFLFPVLPPVRIPTTLRRLEVEENIGGDERSSRSSFVSSDDDDEFVSVGSSTTGACSSDFTNPYGRHSASQGNSDASSDSLSQFDTARDYPDYDMQSDIYWRDVKDEGCFLTPCFGGPDFFGCTSEDKFITTSDTEKPFENSLAVYDQSEGLQSETSIDYLDKPCLLSIPRLNDKNEFQVTDYSDSDKKNQHEEIMEDMLKNCATYGCSETLVYGENLEDYGFLISKETDLYDLQMKVVGDSSTDCDLSFHHGNKKTSGYSINRHSSNEWIEGFKDASNFHVKDIKKDFMSNGIDGYDIGDFKFNGLNESKADEDGEDVNANDLLMCDNHEEEYEIFNLRIIHRKNRTGFEENKDLHIVLNTVIAGRYYVTEYLGSAAFSKVFQAHDLHTGLDVCLKIIKNDKDFFDQSLDEIKLLKLVNQHDPGDEHHILRLFDYFYHQEHLFIVCELLRANLYEFQKFNQESGGEAYFSLSRLQLITRQCLEALEYLHNLGILHCDLKPENILLKSYKRCEIKIIDLGSSCFVTDNLCLYVQSRSYRAPEVILGLPYDQKIDLWSLGCILAELCSGEVLFPNDAVAMILARMIGMLGPIDLDMLVNGQETYN, encoded by the exons ATGGCAGCTGCTTGTTCAAGCTCTGACGTGGAAGCTGTGATGGAATTCTTGAGAAAGAATGGATTCAAGGAGGTTGAGTCAGCTCTGAAAGAAGATATGATGGAAAAATGTGACTTCGGTTCGTTTGATTATGAGAAGTTTTTGTTCCCGGTGTTGCCTCCTGTGAGGATTCCGACCACTCTCAGGCGACTAGAGGTTGAAGAAAATATCGGTGGTGATGAAAGATCATCAAGATCAAGTTTTGTTTCttctgatgatgatgatgagtttgTAAGCGTGGGTTCTTCTACCACCGGAGCTTGTTCTTCCG ATTTCACAAACCCATATGGACGGCATTCTGCATCTCAGGGTAATTCTGATGCATCATCTGATAGCTTATCTCAGTTTGATACAGCACGTGATTACCCTGATTATGATATGCAAAGTGATATCTATTGGCGTGATGTGAAAGACGAAGGCTGCTTCTTGACTCCCTGCTTTGGAGGGCCCGACTTCTTTGGCTGTACAAGTGAGGATAAGTTCATCACAACTTCAGATACTGAGAAGCCATTTGAAAATTCGTTAGCAGTATATGATCAGTCAGAAGGATTGCAATCAGAGACAAGCATTGATTACTTGGATAAGCCGTGCCTACTTAGCATCCCCCGGTTGAATGACAAAAATGAGTTTCAAGTGACAGATTATTCTGATTCTGATAAGAAAAACCAGCATGAAGAAATCATGGAAGATATGCTCAAGAATTGTGCTACTTATGGCTGTTCAGAGACGTTAGTGTATGGTGAGAATCTGGAAGACTATGGTTTCCTAATCTCTAAAGAGACTGATTTATATGATCTTCAAATGAAAGTTGTTGGGGATTCTTCAACTGATTGTGATTTATCTTTTCATCATGGAAATAAAAAGACCTCTGGCTACTCCATTAATAGGCATTCAAGCAATGAGTGGATTGAAGGGTTTAAAGATGCATCAAATTTTCATGTTAAGGATATCAAGAAAGATTTTATGTCAAATGGAATTGATGGCTATGACATaggagattttaaatttaatggactCAATGAATCTAAGGCAGATGAAGATGGAGAAGATGTTAATGCTAATGACCTTCTTATGTGTGATAATCATGAGGAAGAATATGAAATATTCAATCTGCGGATCATACACAGGAAAAACAG GACTGGATTTGAAGAAAACAAGGATCTGCATATTGTGCTAAATACTGTCATTGCAGGCAGATATTACGTGACAGAATACTTAGGCTCAGCAGCTTTCAGTAAGGTTTTTCAGGCACATGATCTTCACACAGGACTGGATGTTTGCCTGAAGATCATAAAGaatgataaagatttttttgaTCAGAGTTTAGATGAAATTAAACTTCTCAAGCTTGTGAACCAGCACGATCCTGGTGATGAACACCACATTTTGCGTCTGTTTGACTACTTTTATCATCAG GAGCATCTGTTCATTGTTTGCGAGCTCCTTCGAGCAAATCTCTATGAATTTCAGAAATTTAATCAAGAATCTGGTGGAGAAGCATATTTTTCTCTAAGCAGGTTGCAG TTGATAACTCGTCAATGTTTAGAGGCATTGGAGTACTTGCATAACTTGGGAATTCTTCATTGTGATCTAAAGCCTGAAAATATTCTTCTCAAAAGTTACAAAAGGTGTGAGATAAAGATCATTGATCTGGGAAGCAGCTGCTTTGTAACTGACAACTTGTGCCTGTATGTACAATCGCGATCCTATAGAGCGCCTGAAGTTATCTTGGGCCTTCCGTATGACCAAAAGATTGATTTGTGGTCTCTTGGCTGTATTCTGGCCGAGCTATGCTCTGGCGAA GTTCTCTTTCCAAATGATGCCGTTGCAATGATCCTTGCACGTATGATTGGGATGCTGGGTCCTATTGATCTGGACATGCTGGTGAATGGGCAGGAGACATACAA TTGA